The DNA sequence ACATTTTTTGCATATCAGGACGTCTCCTTGCCAATAGGCCTCTTCCAGCTTTTCTCCGCAGGATGAGCAATGCCATATGTCTGGAGCCACTCCCCAATTTTTCATCCATCTATAGAGGAAACGCCATTCCAACAAGCTGCCGTCCAATCCTTTATCAAGCAAATATAGCGAGTCGTAAAATACAGACAATACCTCATCGCACGGATAGCCTGGCAACAGGTGTTCTACAAGCAAGCGAGCCCAATTCATGGCCCTTTCCAGCTTGCCGGGGTCCTTTCGAATTTCCCATAGATCTTCCTTCACTTCGATCTCGCGTAAATACAGCTGTTTAGGACTCTGGTAACAGCCAAAGTATCCCCATATTAGGGGCTCTGTGCCCCCCCCGAACCTCCTCCTTCCACGAGCGGCACCAGGAGCAATTACCCACAGTGGCCCGTGTTTCCTAAACAGGATGTATAGCCTTATGTCTCCCTCGCTCGTCTCCCGTCTCCTCAGGACGACGCCCGTCAGCTTATAAAACCCCTGCTTCATCATCGGCCGTCAATCAGCTTCCTCGTCCTTGCCCTCTGTCGCTTCCGGAATTCTGGTGAACTTGAGCCTTTTCACCCTATGCTGGTCAACCTCCAGGACCTCGATATTCCATTCGCCATACACGAACGATTCCCTGGGCACCGGAAACCTTCCGAAGTGGCTCAGGACAAATCCGGCCACGCTATCGGCATCCTCGCATTCGAAGGGATAATCCAGGTATTCGCTCAGGTCTTCGAGGTTTACCAGGCCATCGACCACGTACACTCCCTCGGACTCCTTGTATATGGGTGGTACCTCTGTGTCATATTCGTCCTGTATTTCGCCAACGATTTCCTCTAGCAAATCTTCCATGGTGATCAACCCTGCAGTTCCTCCATACTCATCGACAAGAATGGCCATGTGCACACGCTTTGCTCTCATTATGTCAAAGAGATCGCTTATCTTGATGCTTTCGGGAACAAAAAGGGCCTCTCTAATATATTTGGCTATCGGATCATCAAATCTGCCGTTATACAGAGGGAGGATGATGTCCTTAACGTAAAGGATGCCCTTTATGTGATCTATGTCCCCCTCATATACCGGCACCCTCGAATGGCCGTACTGTCGAAAGACCTCTATGGACTCTCCCAGGGTGGTCGTGTTGGGGATGGCAACCATATCCATCCTTGGCACCATTACCTGATAGGCCCTGGTATCCTCGAAGGATATGACCCCCTTTATCATGCGCCTCTCGTCATCCTCTATTGCCCCTGAGGCCTCTCCTATCTTTAGCATCTCCTCGATGTCTTCTCTGGTTATGAAGGCTCGCTGCAGCGAAATATCCAAGTGGATCATCTTCCCCAAAACCTTGATCACAAATGTCACTACCCAAACCAAGGGGGAAAGCACCAGCCACACGAATCTCAAGAAAGGCAAAAGCAGCAAAATCATTCTTTCGGCATGCGATATGGCAAGCGTCTTTGGCAATATCTCGCCAAATATCAAGATCAAAAAGGTCATCAATATTATGGCCAAGGGTAACCCCTTGTCTCCAAAGAGGGATACGGCTATGGACGTCGCCATGGCGCTGGCTGCGATGTTCACCAAGTTGTTGCCTATCAATGTGACAGTCAAAGCCCTGTGTATATCCTCAATTGCCCAAGATATAGCTTTGCTCTTGCTTGGTGGCTTTCGTTCCTTTATAGCAAGCAGCTTGCCTCTTCCGGTAGCCGTTATCGAGGTCTCCGAAGCGGAAAATACTCCAGACAATATCAAACAGAGAATCAACAAATAGATACTATTAGGTAGGTCGGTATCCACCTTAAATATCGCCCTCCCCTTTTGACAAGTATTCGGCCTGTTTTCTCCACATCACTGCTTCCTCTTCTGGAGTAGCGTGATCATATCCAAGCAAATGAAGCAGTCCGTGAACGTAGATCAGCATCAACTCATCCTCAGGTCTTTTGCCAAATTTTTCGGCAAACTCGGCAACTACATTGGGACAAATGACGATATCGCCCAAGGCTATCTCGCCCCAATCGGACGAAGGCACGACAAACCTTCCATTTTCCCCCTCCCAGAGAGGAAAGGACAAAACGTCCGTGGGTTCGTCGGTGTCGCGATACTCCCTGTTAAGCTCTCTTATCTCATCGGGCCCAACAAATGTCAGGGAAACCTCTATAGATTTTATGTCATTTTCCCCGTTTACCAATTCGTTCAATTCCTTGTTGATTATCTTATGTGCCAAATCCCTTAACTCCTCCAGGGGACAGGGTTTTCCCATGGCAAGCTCCACTTGCTCTTCACCGCTAACGTCTAAGCTTATCTCCAAAGTCTAATTTCTCCCTCCCAATCATTTCTTGTCTCTTACCCATCGCGTATGATACATGGACATCAATGTCGTGACAAATGCTTGCCGAATAGCGCTCAAGTCCTTCATGGTCAGGTTGACCTCATCAAGCTGTCCTTCCTGTTTTTTTACCTCTATGACCTGTTTTACGGCATCGTCAAGGGTCGTTATATCCAACACCGATGGGCCCAATGCCCGCACAGCTGCTTCCACGGAATCGGCGAGCATTAGCAAGGCCGTTTCCTTGGAACGAGGCTTAGGCCCGGGATAACAATATTGATCCTTATCGCCGTTTCTTCTTGCCTTATTGTAGAAGTAAGACAAGCATGTAGTTCCATGATGTTCGGCAATGAAATCTATCATGGCGCTCGGAAGTCCGTATTCCTTAGCTAAGTTTATTCCCTCCTGGACATGAGACAATATAATTAAAGCCGATAACGACGGAGAAAGCGTATCATGTACGTTTTCTCCCTCTATCTGGTTTTCTATGAAGTACTGCGGCCTTTTTAATTTGCCGATATCATGATAGTATGCACCGCCTCGTACAAGCAGCGCATTGGCGCGGATCTGTTCGGCAGCTGCCTCCGCCAAAGTGCTGACCATCATGGAATGATGATACGTACCTGGAGCTTCAACCTGCAACCTCTTCAGTAACGCATTGCTAGGGTGAGTTAGTTCCATCAGCCTTATGGGTGACACCACATCGAAGACCCTCTCGATCAACGGCAGGAGCAATATAAAGATACCGCCAAGGCAAAACAGCAAAAGCAGGACGAATAACATATCACGAAGGAGTGGCACATGGTAAAAGACCCCACTGAAGGCATACCACAAGGCTACAGCAACAAATCCCACAAGCTCGATCTTCAAAAATGCCTTACCTTGCGTGGTTGGCCTTTCTTTAAAGACAGCATGGGCCAGGACCGTTATCAAAACTGCCAAGAACATGGAATAAAGATAGGCGAAGGAATTTGAAGAGCTTATCATGACGCCCAGAAGCCCGCCGCTTAAGCCCAAATAAAAGGCGCTTATGTAAGGCATAGTGAGGTAACCCCACCCCACTATCGGCAAGGTACCTATCCCGCTATACAGCGCATTTACCCTGGCGACGCCAAACTGCATAACCCAACCAAGGATAAGCAAAGTAGCGAAATAGGTCATCCTTATGGTTGAGGTCTGCCTCCACTCCTGCAGGTCGGTATATCGATGCAAAAAGGACCAAAGAAAGACCATGAGAAGGACCATGGCAAGCTGCATATTGGGAAATCGGCTTTCCGGATACCCTTGCAACCGTAAAAGGTTAGCAATTCCGGGGGTGATGAGCTCTCCTTTTTTTACCAGTAGCGTGCCCGGCTTCAGGACTTTTTCTACCAGCTCTACGCTCGACTTATAAAATTCCCTGACTAAAGCTGTCGTCTCGCTGTCGGTCTCAACTACAAAGGTAAAAAGATAGCTAAGTATCTGATATGCAATATTTTTGTCGGCAATGGGCAAATTCGCATTTGCAAGATACTTCCATAGATCTCCTCTTAAGTCAGTGGAGCTGCTGCTATAGTTATCCAAACTTAGCATCTGCAACCCTATGTTTCGCGTGACATCTAAAATACGACCTCTCTTGGAAGAAGGAAGGGCCTTTAAGATGTTGACTAAACCTTCAGGCAAGTAGGACCAGGAGGATGGGTTATCTATATCCTCAAGCACGGCCCTGACAATGGGAACCAAAGAGAAATCAATGACCTTTACGCCCAATACCCTTGATGCCAAATTTTCCTTGAGCTGTCTGGTCGTATCTTCGTCTAGATAAGTAATCTCCGATAAGACATAATAATCTCTTGGGGATGGAAGGCCGACCTTGAAACCTTTGTCGGCTACATCCAATCTCCATCCCCAAAAGAACAACCCTCCTGCAAGGGCCAAAATGAAGAGCCGCAGCAACCACTCTAAGCGTAACGAACTTCCGGATAAGGCTACTGCAACGTTCTTAGGGTAGCCTCTGGTCGTTCCCTTTCTTTTTTTCATAAATTTCATACGCCTCAACTATCCTCTGTACCATTTCGTGACGCACCACATCATAGTTAGTCAATCGCACAAACTCGATACCCGGAATGCCATCCAAAACGTCTTGAACTACCTTGAGGCCCGACTCCTTTCCAGGAGGCAAATCTATCTGCGTGATATCGCCCGTTACCACTACCTTTGAACCAAATCCCATTCTCGTGAGGAACATCTTCATCTGCTCTGGCGTGGTGTTTTGAGCCTCGTCCAATATAATGAAGCTGTCGTTCAAAGTCCTTCCCCGCATGTAGGCCAATGGGGCCAATTCTATAACGTTCTTTTCAAGATACTTCATGAACCTCTCGGGAGACAGCAGATCGAAGAAGGCGTCATAAAGCGGCCTCAAATACGGTTCCACCTTCTCCTTGACATCGCCGGGCAAAAATCCCAAGCGTTCGCCAGCCTCTACGACGGGCCGCACCAAAACTATCCTGCTTATGGCCGATGCCTTAAGGGCGGCGACCGCCATGGCGACAGCAAGATAGGTCTTGCCCGTTCCTGCCGGACCTATGACAAAAATTACATCGTTACGTTTTATCGCTTCGATATATTTTTTTTGCCCTGCCGTTCGAGGCCTCACCGGCTTTCCCCTTGAGGTGATGTATATGACCTCTTCGTAAAGCGATAGCAGGTCCACTTTGCCGGCCTCGGTAAGCACGTTCATGCCGTACTTAACTTCTGCAGGCGTTAGCCTGTATCCCTTCTCGGCAACTTCAGCCAGCTGTCCCAAAAATTTGGCAACAAGCTTAACGACTTCGACGTCAGGGCCATGAACCTGTATTTCGTCACCCCTCACGATTATGCGTACGGGAAACCTCTCCTCAACGGCCCGAATGTTCTCGTCCTTTTGGCCCAATATCTTTTCGAGAACCTTTTCGTCAGCTACAATGAGAATTTCAGGCGACGATCCATCTTTTTTTATAACATCACTGTTGGAATCAAACGGTTCTACCAAGGGCGAGAAAATCCCCTCCTCCACATGTCATTGAACGCTCTCAACGGACTTTACTGCATTGGGAAGGCGCTCCTTTAAGACGCTTTCCACTTGGAATCGCAACGTCTCCCTGGCGAACGGACATCCACCGCAAGCGCCGGTCAGGCGTACAAATACCTTTTTTTCCGCCTCATCGTAACTTACCAATTCTATATCTCCACCGTGAGACATGAGCGCTGGTCTGATGTCGCTTTCAATTACTTCGGAAATATTTTTCTGTGCCTCTGTCATGTTCATTACCTCCTTGAGTTGTCACAGCTATACTGGATAGGCCACCCCTTCGATGGGTTCCTCAAAGCCAACGTCCCTCTTAAGCGTCCTGGCAAACTTTTTGATCAGAAAGTCTTTAGCTACATTTGGAAACAAAGCATAGCTTAATACATCCTCCGGTTGCAGTATCCAGGGTTCTATGGCCTTGCGGGCTTCCTCCAATCCCGGAGGCAGTATCTCCCCTGGCCTGCATTCGATGGGCTTTTCGTCTCCTATGACCCTTTTGGCCACCTCCGGATCAACGGGTGCAGGCGGCCTTCCATAATATCCCAGAAAGTACATCTTCACCTCGTTGGGCACTATGTGCCACCTCTTGCCAACTAAGACGTTCAGCGTAGCCTGCGTGCCAACTATCTGACTTGTCGGGGTCACCAAGGGAGGATAGCCCATCTCGCGTCGAACTTGAGGTACCTCCTTCAACACCAAATCAAGCTTATCCAAGGCATTTTGCTCCTTCAACTGGCTTACCAGGTTCGAGTACATGCCTCCCGGTATCTGATATATCAATACGTTTATGTCTACCCCCGTAAGGCCAACGACCAGATCCTTATATTTGTTTCGTATTTCCTTAAAGTAATTCGCGATTGGAACCAGTTCTTGCAGCTCTATCTCCGTATCGTATATGGAGTCCTTCAGTGCTGCGACTAAAGATTCCGTAGGCGGTTGGCTCGTGCCCATGGCAAAGGGAGATATCGCGCAATCAATGATGTCGGCCCCAGCCAAGACAGCAGCTAAATAAGCCATTGACCCCATGCCGCTGGTGTAGTGCGTATGCACCTGCAACGGCAGATCGCACCTATCCTTGATCGCCCTGACCAGTCGATAGGCAGCAACAGGAGAAAGCAGGCCAGCCATATCCTTTATACATATCGAATCGGCACCCATGTCCTTCATCTTCAACGCCAACTCGACGAAGGATTCTAAGGTATGCACCGGCGATATGGTGTAACATATCGAAAGCTGCAGGTGGGCTCCTTCTTTCTTGACCTGATCGGCAGCTACTTCCATATTCCTCAAATCGTTCAGAGCATCGAATATGCGGATGATATCTAGACCGTTGCCCACAGCCCTTTTGACAAATTCTCTCACTACGTCATCAGGGTAGTGTTTATAACCTACCAAATTTTGGCCACGAAGCAACATCTGAAGCTTTGTCTTCTTGACAACTCTTCTTAACGCCCTTAGGCGCTCCCAGGGATCCTCCTCCAAGAACCGCATGGCCGCATCAAAGGTAGCACCACCCCACATCTCGAGGGAGTAGTAGCCGACTTCATCCATCTTGGCGGCTATGTCCAGCATATCTTCGGTACGCATCCTGGTAGCCATGAGGGACTGGTGCGCATCTCGCAGTACAGTTTCAGTGATCAATACTTTTTTCTTCTGCCCCGTCTCGCTCTTAATCCCCTTAGCAAATATGTCAAAATCGTGAACGTCGCTCATTTTAAATTTAACCTCCTTGCGATCCTCTGAGCCTCTCTTTGGCCTCTTGCCAAAGCTCCTCCAGTTCGTCGAGCGTATATTCGCTCCAGCCCCGTCCGCTTTTCTCGACATTCTCCTCTATGATGCGAAATCTCCTTGAGAATTTTTCGTTAGCCTTATTCAGTGCCTCTTCTGGATTTACGCCTATATGCCTAGACAAGTTAACCACCGCGAAAAGGAGATCTCCCATTTCTTCTTCTATCTCGTCCGTAAGCCCGACTTCTATGGCACGGCGAAGCTCGTCCATCTCCTCCCTTATTTTATCCCATAAAGGGGTAAGGTCTCCAGCCTGCCAATCGAAGCCGGCCTTTGCTGCCCTCTCCTGGATGGAGAAGGCCTTGAGCAACGCCGGCATGGAACGAGGAACGCCGGTCAATCTGGATCGCACTTCATTCTTGCTCTGTCGCTCTTGCAATTTTATCATATCCCAGTTCCGCCTGACCTCTTCGCTGTCATGGACCGTAAGATCACCAAAGACATGAGGGTGTCTTCGCCTTAATTTATCGCACAATGCATCTATCACATCCGTTATATCAAACCAATGATTTTCCGATGCAATTTGAGCGACGAAGACGATCTGCAAAAGCAGGTCGCCGCATTCCTCGCATATATTTCCCCTATCCTTCGAGTCTATCGCATCAATCAACTCATAGGCCTCTTCAAGCACGTATTCCTTAAGAGATTCCAAGGACTGTTTTCTGTCCCAGGGACAACCTCCGGGAGCTCGCAATTTCGCCATTATCTCAACGAGCTCCACGAAGCTTTCCCCTATATCGCGTCTCGATCCCATTCCTCGACCATCTCCCTACCCGACTTAAAGGCTGATGTCATGTATTTGACCAGTACCTTCAGGCCAACGATGCCGCCCGGCCCAACGGCACGATCACCTCTGGTCATCCAACCCGGTTTGCCGCCCACAAGGCTAAGCAATCCCTTATCTTTTCCTCGTAAGACGATTTCGTTTGCATCTACCGTCATCTCTTCAACGCCGAAGTGAGGCAACCCCGCCTTTAACCTTGTCACGTTCAACAAGGATTTCATCTCCTCCGGCAGTGGTCCAAACCTGTCGGCCAACTCTTTTTCCATTTCGTCAATATCCTTAATGCTTAAATCTCTAAGCAATCTCCTATAAAGCGCCATTCGAAGCGAATCCTGGGGAATGTAGTCCTCCGGAATGCTTAACGGCACCTTTATGTCCATCGAAAGGCCTTGAATATCTTCCCCTTTTAGCTTTCTCATAGCATTTTCTATCAACTTGTAATAAAGTTGAAATCCGACCTTTTCCGTCTGACCGTGTTGCTCTACGCCAAGTAAATTGCCTCCGCCCCTGATCTCCAGGTCCCTCAGCGCCAACCTGTAACCCGCTCCCAATTGATTGCACTCCGCTATGGCCTCAAGCCTCTGCATGGCCTCCTTAGTTAGAGATTTATCTGCCGGGTACAGCATATAGGCAAAGGCCTGCCTATTTCTTCTCCCAACTCTGCCGCGAAGCTGGTGCAATTGAGATAACCCGAACATGTGGGCGTTGTCTACAATTAAGGTATTGGCCTTAGCGATGTCCAAGCCGCTTTCTATGATTGTCGTACAGACAAGTACGTTGATTTCACCGCTTAAAAACTTCAACATTGCATTTTCCAATTCGCCCTTTGGAAGCTGCCCGTGAGCTATGCCCACCTTGGCCTCTGGAACAAGCATCTGCAGCCTTTTGGCCCTCTTTTCTATGCCCCTTATGCGGTCGTGAACAAAAAAGACCCGACCATCGCGGGATATCTCCTTCAGGATTGCCTCTCTAACCAGATCATCCCTCCATGGTCCTACCACGGTAATCACGGGTTGTCTATCTTTGGGTGGAGTGCTCAGGAGGGATATGTCCCTTATGCCGGACAATGCCATATAAAGCGTCCTGGGAATAGGGGTGGCCGATATGGATAATACATCGACTTCAGTTCGAAGCTTTTTTAACAATTCCTTTTGCCTGACGCCGAACCTGTGTTCCTCATCGATTATGACCAGACCCAGATCCTTAAATCGCACGTCACCCTGCAGTAAGCGATGAGTACCGATCAGTATGTCCACACGTCCTTCTGCCGTTTCCTTCAGTATACTTTGCTGCTTCGCCTTCGTCTCAAAACGAGACAGCTGTTCAATCCTTATTGGCATATCGCCTATCCTTGAGACGAAGCTCTCGTAATGCTGTTCTGAAAGCAACGTCGTAGGGACCAAGACTGCCACCTGTTTCCCACCCTCCACCGCCTTTATGGCAGCTCGCATGGCTACCTCAGTCTTTCCAAACCCCACATCTCCTACCAATATCCTGTCCATGGGGACAGGCTTTTCCATGTCGTTTTTTATCTCCTCTATGGCCTTTAGCTGATCCGCGGTCTCGTGATAGGGAAAGGTGACTTCAAAGTGTTTTGACATTTCACCGTCTTTGGGAAAGACAAATCCCTTCTTCAGTTCCCTTGACGCGTATAAAGAGATCAAGTCTTGGGCGACCTTATGGGCCGCATCTCTGGCTTTCTGAAGATTTCTCTTCCAGGATTGCCTGTCAAGGCGATCCAGCTGAGGCTCCACACCATAGATGCCCTCATAGGGCGTTATCTTGTAAAGTTGGTAAGCAGGTACCAGAAGCCGCTTCTGGCCACCATACTCCAAGACCAGATATTCCGAACCATTTATGTAATTTGTGCCTCTAAAAATGGCAACGCCGTAATCCTCATGCACGACATATTGGCCGACTTCCAGGCTGTCCTGCCAGTCTGACGGCGGCTTACGGTAGCTTTGATCCATCATGATGGGTTGCTCTATGCCCATGATGGCGGATTGCGACAGGGCGACATATTTGCGCCTCAAATCCACAAACCCTGCGCTTATCATCCGAGGCGTCAAGTTTATGCCCCTTTGGGCAGCCCACTCTTCCAAGTATCTCGCTTCTGCATACAGAGAAATTTCATAACCTTCGGATTGCCATTTGTTCAAGTAGGCATTGGCATTTTCCAATTGCCCTTTAAAGTAGGGTTCTCTTAGTATATCGAAACGATATGTAGCGCCCTCAAGCGAAGAAGAAATTCTCAAGTGAGGTAACGTGGCAATCACCCTGTAGACTTCTTGCCAGTCTGGTATGAGAGGTAAAGAACGGTCATCGTCACACAGGCGCCTCCAAAGCCATGAGTATATATCAGCCTGTGCTTCTACATCCTTTGGTTCGAAGAGAAGAACTCTGCAATTGCTGGGAAGCAGCTTGATGGGGAAGGCTACCCTGTTTCCGGAAATGCGATGTATCTCTATTTGTCCATGATGGGCTATGCTCTTTTGAGTCTCACTATCGAAGGCTCGGATGCTTATTACTTCGTCATCGAAGAATTCCACCCTAATGGGATACCTGTAAACGGGATCGAAGAGATCCACGAGGCTTCCCCTGATCGAAAGCTGTCCCGGGCTCCAGACGAGGTCTACCGGCTCATAACCGCTAGCCTGTAACCACCGTGCCAGGTTGTCTCTTCCAATAACTTCTCCAGCTACTATGGTAAAACTATCATCTACAAAGGAAAGAGGCGTCACGAGAGAGCCGGGGGTCGAAACCAAGACCTTCTTGCCATCCTCATGACGCCATTTTTCGAACAATTCTCCCCTATTGACCCACAGGGCAGATTGACCTGCCTTATCCGCAGTTAAGGGCAACTCTGGCAAATATATGATGTCGTCTTCTTTGAACAATGCTTTCCAGTCGGAGTAAAAATCCAGCGCCTGAGTGCTATCCGAAAAAAGCGCTATGAGCTTAGCTTCCGCATTCCTGCAAATCCACGGCCTGGCTGCCCCCCTGGCCTGGAGGCACACAGTATCGCCCTTCATCCAACTGCTTAAGTCGACATCCCAAAGTTTATCAATGTACACTTGCACTTCTAACACACCGCCTTAAAGGCTGCTGTTTGCGTACGAGATAGCGCGCTCCATGTCCAAGGTTACCCACGCAACGACAGCTTTAGCAGCCCTATCGAGTATTTCGGGCAAAACTTTCATCTCATCGTCGTCAAAGGGTGACAAGACGAAG is a window from the Acetomicrobium flavidum genome containing:
- the recO gene encoding DNA repair protein RecO — protein: MMKQGFYKLTGVVLRRRETSEGDIRLYILFRKHGPLWVIAPGAARGRRRFGGGTEPLIWGYFGCYQSPKQLYLREIEVKEDLWEIRKDPGKLERAMNWARLLVEHLLPGYPCDEVLSVFYDSLYLLDKGLDGSLLEWRFLYRWMKNWGVAPDIWHCSSCGEKLEEAYWQGDVLICKKCCLNGGKAIAQAELSELVCAAALSRKDLIKWAQNKSSKANYVDYNGKLKDILKRSFLN
- a CDS encoding hemolysin family protein; amino-acid sequence: MDTDLPNSIYLLILCLILSGVFSASETSITATGRGKLLAIKERKPPSKSKAISWAIEDIHRALTVTLIGNNLVNIAASAMATSIAVSLFGDKGLPLAIILMTFLILIFGEILPKTLAISHAERMILLLLPFLRFVWLVLSPLVWVVTFVIKVLGKMIHLDISLQRAFITREDIEEMLKIGEASGAIEDDERRMIKGVISFEDTRAYQVMVPRMDMVAIPNTTTLGESIEVFRQYGHSRVPVYEGDIDHIKGILYVKDIILPLYNGRFDDPIAKYIREALFVPESIKISDLFDIMRAKRVHMAILVDEYGGTAGLITMEDLLEEIVGEIQDEYDTEVPPIYKESEGVYVVDGLVNLEDLSEYLDYPFECEDADSVAGFVLSHFGRFPVPRESFVYGEWNIEVLEVDQHRVKRLKFTRIPEATEGKDEEAD
- the ybeY gene encoding rRNA maturation RNase YbeY → MEISLDVSGEEQVELAMGKPCPLEELRDLAHKIINKELNELVNGENDIKSIEVSLTFVGPDEIRELNREYRDTDEPTDVLSFPLWEGENGRFVVPSSDWGEIALGDIVICPNVVAEFAEKFGKRPEDELMLIYVHGLLHLLGYDHATPEEEAVMWRKQAEYLSKGEGDI
- a CDS encoding HD family phosphohydrolase, whose amino-acid sequence is MKKRKGTTRGYPKNVAVALSGSSLRLEWLLRLFILALAGGLFFWGWRLDVADKGFKVGLPSPRDYYVLSEITYLDEDTTRQLKENLASRVLGVKVIDFSLVPIVRAVLEDIDNPSSWSYLPEGLVNILKALPSSKRGRILDVTRNIGLQMLSLDNYSSSSTDLRGDLWKYLANANLPIADKNIAYQILSYLFTFVVETDSETTALVREFYKSSVELVEKVLKPGTLLVKKGELITPGIANLLRLQGYPESRFPNMQLAMVLLMVFLWSFLHRYTDLQEWRQTSTIRMTYFATLLILGWVMQFGVARVNALYSGIGTLPIVGWGYLTMPYISAFYLGLSGGLLGVMISSSNSFAYLYSMFLAVLITVLAHAVFKERPTTQGKAFLKIELVGFVAVALWYAFSGVFYHVPLLRDMLFVLLLLFCLGGIFILLLPLIERVFDVVSPIRLMELTHPSNALLKRLQVEAPGTYHHSMMVSTLAEAAAEQIRANALLVRGGAYYHDIGKLKRPQYFIENQIEGENVHDTLSPSLSALIILSHVQEGINLAKEYGLPSAMIDFIAEHHGTTCLSYFYNKARRNGDKDQYCYPGPKPRSKETALLMLADSVEAAVRALGPSVLDITTLDDAVKQVIEVKKQEGQLDEVNLTMKDLSAIRQAFVTTLMSMYHTRWVRDKK
- a CDS encoding PhoH family protein, encoding MVEPFDSNSDVIKKDGSSPEILIVADEKVLEKILGQKDENIRAVEERFPVRIIVRGDEIQVHGPDVEVVKLVAKFLGQLAEVAEKGYRLTPAEVKYGMNVLTEAGKVDLLSLYEEVIYITSRGKPVRPRTAGQKKYIEAIKRNDVIFVIGPAGTGKTYLAVAMAVAALKASAISRIVLVRPVVEAGERLGFLPGDVKEKVEPYLRPLYDAFFDLLSPERFMKYLEKNVIELAPLAYMRGRTLNDSFIILDEAQNTTPEQMKMFLTRMGFGSKVVVTGDITQIDLPPGKESGLKVVQDVLDGIPGIEFVRLTNYDVVRHEMVQRIVEAYEIYEKKKGNDQRLP
- a CDS encoding NifU family protein; the protein is MTEAQKNISEVIESDIRPALMSHGGDIELVSYDEAEKKVFVRLTGACGGCPFARETLRFQVESVLKERLPNAVKSVESVQ
- a CDS encoding oxaloacetate decarboxylase subunit alpha; protein product: MSDVHDFDIFAKGIKSETGQKKKVLITETVLRDAHQSLMATRMRTEDMLDIAAKMDEVGYYSLEMWGGATFDAAMRFLEEDPWERLRALRRVVKKTKLQMLLRGQNLVGYKHYPDDVVREFVKRAVGNGLDIIRIFDALNDLRNMEVAADQVKKEGAHLQLSICYTISPVHTLESFVELALKMKDMGADSICIKDMAGLLSPVAAYRLVRAIKDRCDLPLQVHTHYTSGMGSMAYLAAVLAGADIIDCAISPFAMGTSQPPTESLVAALKDSIYDTEIELQELVPIANYFKEIRNKYKDLVVGLTGVDINVLIYQIPGGMYSNLVSQLKEQNALDKLDLVLKEVPQVRREMGYPPLVTPTSQIVGTQATLNVLVGKRWHIVPNEVKMYFLGYYGRPPAPVDPEVAKRVIGDEKPIECRPGEILPPGLEEARKAIEPWILQPEDVLSYALFPNVAKDFLIKKFARTLKRDVGFEEPIEGVAYPV
- the mazG gene encoding nucleoside triphosphate pyrophosphohydrolase — its product is MGSRRDIGESFVELVEIMAKLRAPGGCPWDRKQSLESLKEYVLEEAYELIDAIDSKDRGNICEECGDLLLQIVFVAQIASENHWFDITDVIDALCDKLRRRHPHVFGDLTVHDSEEVRRNWDMIKLQERQSKNEVRSRLTGVPRSMPALLKAFSIQERAAKAGFDWQAGDLTPLWDKIREEMDELRRAIEVGLTDEIEEEMGDLLFAVVNLSRHIGVNPEEALNKANEKFSRRFRIIEENVEKSGRGWSEYTLDELEELWQEAKERLRGSQGG
- the mfd gene encoding transcription-repair coupling factor → MQVYIDKLWDVDLSSWMKGDTVCLQARGAARPWICRNAEAKLIALFSDSTQALDFYSDWKALFKEDDIIYLPELPLTADKAGQSALWVNRGELFEKWRHEDGKKVLVSTPGSLVTPLSFVDDSFTIVAGEVIGRDNLARWLQASGYEPVDLVWSPGQLSIRGSLVDLFDPVYRYPIRVEFFDDEVISIRAFDSETQKSIAHHGQIEIHRISGNRVAFPIKLLPSNCRVLLFEPKDVEAQADIYSWLWRRLCDDDRSLPLIPDWQEVYRVIATLPHLRISSSLEGATYRFDILREPYFKGQLENANAYLNKWQSEGYEISLYAEARYLEEWAAQRGINLTPRMISAGFVDLRRKYVALSQSAIMGIEQPIMMDQSYRKPPSDWQDSLEVGQYVVHEDYGVAIFRGTNYINGSEYLVLEYGGQKRLLVPAYQLYKITPYEGIYGVEPQLDRLDRQSWKRNLQKARDAAHKVAQDLISLYASRELKKGFVFPKDGEMSKHFEVTFPYHETADQLKAIEEIKNDMEKPVPMDRILVGDVGFGKTEVAMRAAIKAVEGGKQVAVLVPTTLLSEQHYESFVSRIGDMPIRIEQLSRFETKAKQQSILKETAEGRVDILIGTHRLLQGDVRFKDLGLVIIDEEHRFGVRQKELLKKLRTEVDVLSISATPIPRTLYMALSGIRDISLLSTPPKDRQPVITVVGPWRDDLVREAILKEISRDGRVFFVHDRIRGIEKRAKRLQMLVPEAKVGIAHGQLPKGELENAMLKFLSGEINVLVCTTIIESGLDIAKANTLIVDNAHMFGLSQLHQLRGRVGRRNRQAFAYMLYPADKSLTKEAMQRLEAIAECNQLGAGYRLALRDLEIRGGGNLLGVEQHGQTEKVGFQLYYKLIENAMRKLKGEDIQGLSMDIKVPLSIPEDYIPQDSLRMALYRRLLRDLSIKDIDEMEKELADRFGPLPEEMKSLLNVTRLKAGLPHFGVEEMTVDANEIVLRGKDKGLLSLVGGKPGWMTRGDRAVGPGGIVGLKVLVKYMTSAFKSGREMVEEWDRDAI